The Deinococcus radiopugnans ATCC 19172 genome window below encodes:
- a CDS encoding prepilin-type N-terminal cleavage/methylation domain-containing protein: MKQMNDKFDRFEQGFTLIEVLVAIALFGILLAVLIPSITALLGINRQGEVQLTSATQAQQVIESVKGAWRDAAVYSSNCAPSLILPTGVTAKSQPLDSRAGSPGTLTDISRAVPCPAAAAPVPPMRRIQITAGTGPQATTLVLDVLRPQ; the protein is encoded by the coding sequence ATTTGACCGTTTTGAGCAGGGGTTTACGCTGATTGAGGTGCTGGTGGCTATCGCTCTTTTTGGCATTCTGCTGGCAGTGTTGATCCCCAGTATTACGGCGCTACTGGGGATCAACCGTCAGGGAGAGGTTCAACTGACCAGCGCTACTCAGGCGCAGCAGGTGATCGAGTCGGTTAAGGGTGCGTGGCGGGACGCTGCTGTGTACAGCAGCAATTGCGCACCCAGTCTGATTCTGCCTACGGGCGTGACCGCTAAAAGCCAGCCGTTGGACTCGCGAGCGGGCAGCCCAGGTACCCTGACTGATATCTCGCGCGCTGTCCCATGCCCGGCGGCCGCTGCTCCCGTACCGCCCATGCGCCGAATACAAATTACCGCCGGCACGGGACCGCAAGCCACTACCCTGGTCCTTGATGTGCTGAGGCCACAATGA